Proteins encoded together in one Musa acuminata AAA Group cultivar baxijiao chromosome BXJ3-6, Cavendish_Baxijiao_AAA, whole genome shotgun sequence window:
- the LOC135640647 gene encoding fasciclin-like arabinogalactan protein 12 yields MASSSVSAVLSFATLLLLTAPLVRSQPAAAAPAPAGPLNLTAILVKGGNFNSFIRLLQQTRVDEQLNSQLNNSFNGLTVFAPTDNAFGGLKAGTLNSLNQQEQVELVLYHVLPRYYSLTIFQTASNPLPTQASGKTGVFKLNVTTTTSNQANVSTGVVETAINTPLYSEFPLAVYPVEKVLLPYEIFGPQPPAAAPAPSTKKPNSPPSSSAGEGADSPSEGSTRSGASLKGRGVGWSFIAAVGVLGIAAGNLL; encoded by the coding sequence ATGGCCTCGTCATCAGTCTCCGCGGTGCTCAGCTTCgccacattgcttctcttgaccgCGCCCCTGGTGCGATCCCAGCCGGCCGCCGCTGCGCCGGCCCCTGCCGGACCGCTCAACCTCACCGCCATCCTCGTCAAGGGCGGGAATTTCAACTCCTTCATACGCCTCCTGCAGCAGACCCGGGTGGACGAGCAGCTCAACAGCCAGCTCAACAACAGCTTCAATGGCCTCACCGTCTTCGCCCCCACCGACAACGCCTTCGGCGGTCTCAAGGCCGGCACGCTCAACAGCCTCAACCAGCAAGAGCAGGTCGAGCTCGTGCTCTACCACGTCCTCCCGCGCTACTATAGCCTGACCATTTTCCAGACCGCGAGCAACCCGCTGCCGACGCAGGCGTCGGGGAAGACCGGCGTGTTCAAGCTCAACGTGACCACCACGACGAGCAATCAGGCCAACGTCTCCACCGGCGTCGTCGAGACGGCCATCAACACTCCGCTCTACTCCGAATTCCCCCTCGCCGTCTACCCCGTCGAGAAGGTGCTGCTGCCGTACGAGATCTTCGGCCCACAGCCTCCGGCAGCGGCCCCAGCGCCGTCGACGAAGAAACCCAACTCCCCACCTTCCTCGTCCGCCGGAGAAGGTGCTGATTCGCCCTCCGAGGGCAGCACCCGTTCCGGGGCGAGCTTGAAGGGAAGGGGAGTAGGGTGGAGCTTCATCGCGGCGGTTGGTGTCTTAGGCATTGCAGCTGGTAATCTGCTGTAG